The following are from one region of the Rosistilla carotiformis genome:
- a CDS encoding proton-conducting transporter transmembrane domain-containing protein — protein MNYLDTIFQLLGTAVVASPAILLAILGLSALFNWSLSESSISRLTQAAVLFSLLPAIGILVLMLATGIRYVPIELGNWVTIPEQDFHFHVKFVFDRLSIPFLMLSCVLCGVVGAFTRRYLHREEGYRRFFLYYAVFFCGMVLSSLAGTIEALFVGWELVGLSSALLVAYFHERVNPVRNGQRVWSIYRLSDAAFLIAAITMHHLSGEGDFGGLMSSGVWPEGTAAISSSQALLVGSLLLIAAAGKSALFPFSGWLPRAMEGPTPSSAIFYGALSVHLGAFLLLRLSPILDASLTLQLMVIALGGVSAACGAVMSRVQNDIKVSLAYASLTQVGIIVVEIGLGLRYLALIHIIGHACMRTMQLLRAPTLLRDYNELENKIGMRLPHPPWAGAKSLPASVQRWCYRFGFDRGFMDLALDKWIVRPFLQTFGWFDRMERRITDAISNEPSRESDSADLHPEDLKNVA, from the coding sequence ATGAATTACCTCGATACGATCTTTCAGTTGCTGGGAACAGCGGTCGTTGCCAGCCCCGCGATCCTACTGGCGATCCTGGGGCTGTCGGCCTTGTTCAATTGGTCGCTCAGCGAATCCTCGATCTCGCGGCTGACCCAGGCCGCGGTGCTGTTCTCGTTGCTGCCAGCGATTGGCATTCTGGTCCTGATGCTGGCGACGGGGATTCGTTATGTCCCGATCGAGCTAGGGAACTGGGTCACGATCCCCGAACAGGATTTTCACTTTCACGTGAAGTTCGTTTTCGATCGGTTGAGCATTCCCTTCCTGATGTTGTCGTGCGTGTTGTGCGGTGTTGTCGGTGCGTTCACTCGCCGCTACCTGCATCGCGAGGAAGGTTATCGTCGCTTCTTCTTGTATTACGCCGTCTTCTTTTGCGGGATGGTGTTGTCATCGTTGGCCGGCACGATCGAAGCGTTGTTTGTTGGTTGGGAGTTGGTGGGGCTCTCGTCGGCGCTGTTGGTCGCGTACTTTCATGAACGGGTCAATCCGGTCCGCAACGGGCAACGCGTGTGGTCGATCTATCGCTTGTCCGACGCCGCATTTTTGATCGCCGCGATCACGATGCACCACTTGAGTGGCGAAGGAGATTTTGGTGGCTTGATGAGTTCGGGCGTGTGGCCTGAAGGAACCGCGGCGATCAGTTCCAGTCAGGCTTTGCTGGTCGGGTCGCTGTTGCTGATCGCGGCGGCGGGAAAATCGGCGTTGTTTCCGTTCAGCGGATGGTTGCCGCGGGCGATGGAGGGACCGACGCCGTCGAGTGCGATCTTCTACGGGGCGCTGTCGGTTCACTTGGGGGCCTTCTTGCTGTTGCGGTTGAGTCCGATCCTCGATGCTTCGTTGACATTGCAGTTGATGGTGATCGCGTTGGGGGGCGTTTCCGCTGCGTGTGGCGCAGTGATGTCGCGCGTTCAGAACGATATCAAGGTTTCACTGGCCTACGCTTCGCTGACGCAGGTCGGAATCATTGTGGTGGAAATTGGCTTAGGGCTCCGCTACTTGGCATTGATTCACATCATCGGTCACGCCTGTATGCGAACGATGCAGCTGTTGCGAGCGCCGACTCTGTTGCGCGATTACAACGAACTGGAAAACAAGATCGGCATGCGTTTGCCGCATCCGCCGTGGGCGGGAGCCAAGTCGTTGCCGGCGAGCGTGCAACGTTGGTGCTACCGGTTCGGGTTCGATCGCGGATTCATGGACCTCGCGTTGGATAAATGGATCGTGCGACCATTCCTGCAAACGTTCGGCTGGTTCGATCGGATGGAACGTCGGATCACCGACGCGATTTCGAATGAGCCATCGCGTGAATCCGATAGCGCCGACTTGCACCCCGAAGATTTGAAGAACGTCGCCTGA
- a CDS encoding RrF2 family transcriptional regulator: protein MKLTTQTDYALRTLMYLATRSTRANVADVATLYGISINHVAKVVNLLARGGYIRSTRGIGGGIELAQHPSEIRLGEVIEKIEGDLHLLSCVGEDRSCAIDAFCKLKGVLAEAERVQRAYLDTITLADVAPSRRQLDRVD, encoded by the coding sequence ATGAAGCTCACCACGCAAACCGATTACGCTTTGCGGACGCTCATGTACTTGGCAACGCGCAGCACACGCGCGAACGTCGCCGACGTGGCCACACTGTATGGAATCTCGATCAATCACGTCGCCAAAGTCGTTAACTTGCTGGCTCGCGGGGGCTACATCCGCAGCACGCGCGGAATCGGCGGCGGGATCGAACTGGCACAACATCCCAGCGAGATTCGTTTGGGGGAAGTGATTGAGAAGATCGAAGGCGATCTGCATCTGTTATCGTGTGTCGGCGAGGATCGCAGCTGTGCGATCGATGCGTTCTGCAAACTGAAGGGCGTTTTGGCCGAAGCCGAACGTGTGCAGCGGGCTTATCTGGACACCATCACGCTCGCCGATGTGGCCCCCAGTCGCCGACAACTCGATCGCGTCGACTGA
- a CDS encoding SulP family inorganic anion transporter: MTAPVATNKEIPRGNLQGFTKYFKNDLISGLLVFLIALPLCLGISIASGYPPIAGIFTAIIGSVVATLISNSELTIKGPAAGLIVIAVGCINAFGGDGTVGGWTETDMDAYRAALAVGVAAAVLQVFFGIFRAGILGEFFPISAVHGMLAAIGVIIIAKQIPVALGVSASGGPLELLRKIPEFIAAANPAIAAIGLTSVLIMFIWPVVGRKFPMLKVLPSPLIVLIVAIPMGMSFDLMHEHSYTLQNHEYQLGENYLVEMPRHVFGMFDSLTLPDFSALQQPVAWKWVFMFFIIGSLESLLSAKAVDIIDPWRRKTNMDRDMVAVGVGNLCCSMVGGLPMISEIVRSKANIDNGARTRFADFWHGMFLLVCVAFIPMVLHRIPMAALAAMLIYTGFRLAHPTEFMNVWKIGREQLVIFVVTLVAVLATDLLIGIAIGIATKVVIHMANGVSLRSLFKPEIEVSEDDGQTVRLTAYNSAVFSNWIPIRRQIERLGLLERKNIELDLSAVQLVDHTVMDKLHEMENDFEQQGLIFTTIGLESHQPFAGHAQSARRKGLCTVRRLTVMTAPENEQELEAALIRLGASGFTSIPCMGAGRHELIENAGQPKPQVRIEVIAPKEACDLMMDYLRREAQTEHRVTFVVETVQVARIDSFDQSVPTIPGKCGPNASQAALESTSH; the protein is encoded by the coding sequence ATGACCGCGCCCGTCGCAACCAACAAAGAAATCCCGCGAGGAAATCTGCAGGGGTTCACCAAGTATTTCAAAAACGATTTGATCTCGGGGCTGTTGGTCTTTCTGATCGCATTGCCGTTGTGTTTGGGCATTTCGATCGCCAGCGGGTACCCGCCGATCGCCGGTATCTTCACCGCGATTATTGGTTCGGTGGTCGCTACGCTGATCAGCAATTCGGAACTGACCATCAAAGGGCCGGCGGCCGGTTTGATCGTCATTGCCGTCGGTTGTATCAATGCGTTTGGCGGCGATGGAACGGTTGGCGGGTGGACTGAAACCGACATGGACGCCTACCGCGCGGCGTTGGCCGTGGGCGTGGCTGCGGCCGTCTTGCAAGTCTTCTTTGGTATCTTCCGCGCGGGGATCTTGGGTGAGTTCTTTCCGATCTCGGCGGTTCATGGAATGTTGGCCGCGATTGGTGTGATCATCATCGCAAAACAGATTCCGGTAGCCCTGGGCGTGAGTGCTTCGGGGGGGCCGTTGGAATTGTTGCGCAAGATTCCTGAGTTCATTGCGGCGGCGAACCCGGCGATTGCTGCAATCGGTTTAACCAGCGTGCTGATCATGTTCATCTGGCCCGTGGTCGGTCGGAAGTTTCCGATGTTGAAGGTCTTGCCTTCGCCGTTGATCGTGTTGATCGTGGCGATTCCGATGGGCATGTCGTTCGATCTGATGCACGAGCATTCGTATACGTTGCAAAACCACGAATACCAGCTGGGAGAAAACTATCTGGTGGAGATGCCCCGCCACGTGTTTGGGATGTTCGATTCGTTGACGCTTCCCGATTTCTCGGCGTTGCAGCAACCGGTGGCTTGGAAGTGGGTGTTCATGTTCTTCATCATCGGGAGCCTGGAATCTCTGCTGAGTGCCAAGGCGGTCGATATCATCGATCCTTGGAGACGAAAGACCAATATGGATCGCGACATGGTTGCCGTGGGGGTCGGTAATCTGTGTTGCTCCATGGTCGGGGGGCTGCCGATGATTTCGGAGATCGTGCGTAGCAAAGCCAACATCGACAACGGGGCCCGCACGCGGTTCGCCGATTTCTGGCACGGGATGTTTCTGTTGGTTTGTGTGGCGTTCATTCCCATGGTCTTGCACCGGATCCCGATGGCGGCGTTGGCGGCGATGCTGATCTACACCGGTTTTCGTCTGGCCCATCCCACCGAATTCATGAACGTATGGAAGATCGGCCGCGAACAGTTGGTGATCTTTGTGGTGACACTGGTCGCGGTACTGGCGACCGATCTATTGATCGGGATCGCGATTGGGATTGCGACCAAGGTGGTGATCCACATGGCCAACGGCGTCTCCTTGCGTTCGTTGTTTAAACCCGAGATCGAAGTCTCCGAGGACGATGGTCAGACCGTACGATTGACCGCTTATAATTCGGCTGTCTTTAGCAACTGGATTCCGATCCGTCGTCAAATCGAACGTCTGGGTTTGCTGGAACGTAAGAACATCGAATTGGACCTTTCGGCGGTCCAGTTGGTCGACCATACGGTGATGGATAAGTTGCATGAGATGGAGAACGACTTCGAACAACAGGGGCTGATCTTCACCACCATCGGGCTCGAATCCCATCAGCCGTTCGCCGGACACGCGCAATCAGCTCGCCGCAAGGGGTTGTGTACGGTGCGGCGGCTGACCGTGATGACCGCTCCAGAGAACGAACAGGAGCTCGAAGCCGCCTTGATCCGATTGGGAGCCAGTGGCTTTACGTCGATTCCTTGTATGGGGGCTGGCCGGCACGAACTGATTGAGAACGCAGGGCAACCGAAGCCGCAGGTGCGAATCGAAGTGATCGCCCCCAAAGAGGCTTGTGATCTGATGATGGATTACTTGCGGCGCGAAGCGCAAACCGAGCATCGTGTGACCTTCGTGGTGGAAACGGTGCAGGTCGCACGGATCGATTCGTTTGATCAATCGGTGCCAACGATTCCTGGCAAGTGCGGGCCCAACGCTTCGCAAGCGGCGTTGGAATCGACCTCGCACTGA
- a CDS encoding DUF2309 domain-containing protein produces the protein MHDATSILSSQDASNAKASERCSLDRLRHAIDHAIHYLPAQGPISIFVHHNTLHSLEHLPFEEAVLVGGKRFGCQPYLTEDRYRSELQRGRISVDDLRQVLMDDLDEAADELVASFGTRYTLQLAMLQMKLHSAPDAELKWLLAESDLLKRFQADISQQRREQMIAHTRSWVMRHRDITKRELPVGETASQRPSVVETVLAESRCDSIQTWSDAEWEAFVLRLLWRVCRDGVEAANLPGPRQTDPVRLRDLLLEACGEDTDVTVNEVMIRFCGAFLDQGFADWSLPDREQGFAIAFAKLYLQPMAVKPAWMQGIREALQPIAAGELDPLASIADSLAALGIAANDVDETLCGTLLALRGWAGMIWQTETNTPWLPHPIPSGSLNEYLAIRLILERWAIADLGQRLLGTRDFHQIRSLATRRLPRRRGASTDERTYTVFQLAQSGGWTPESLVAMTSKQWACLVREIELFDSTERRRILHAAYERHYQVATLDALAIHSRRRRELPPPAPSKPAFIAIFCIDDREESFRRHLEEVDPECETASAAGFYAVAMYYQGADHAHYRPLCPAIITPQHYVREEPLFSAVDVSERRAQRRRQIGWFTHQVHAHSRTLIGGWVTGIFGAVATFPMVARILAPRLTSRIRESVGTLVRPPATELHIERTAAEPGSDPESLGYSVPEMAAIVVRILQDIGCVDNFPAILVFFGHGSGSLNNPHESAYNCGACSGGRGGPNARAFATMANDPRVRRLVAERGIEIPEDVRFVGAFHNTCNDDVDYYDLDLLPRTHRPLFRRIEQSVNETRARNAHERSRRFESAPLDLTPAAALEHVEQRAEDLSQARPEYNHATNALVTVGRREWTRGLFMDRRVFLTQYDPSVDDEDVSVLTRILQAAIPVCAGINLEYYFSTVDVEGYGCGSKLPHNVASLLGVMTGAASDLRPGLSQQMVEIHEPVRILFIIETTPEKMDKIIAENPGIARLIQGNWVQLALIDPATSNLLRYVKGKYQPYTPESTELPQVDSSIQWYRGQRGHLGFASIGNPV, from the coding sequence CGTGCATCACAACACCCTGCACTCCTTGGAGCATCTGCCGTTTGAAGAGGCGGTGCTTGTCGGTGGCAAACGCTTTGGGTGTCAGCCCTATTTGACCGAAGACCGCTATCGCAGCGAATTGCAACGTGGCCGTATCTCGGTCGACGATCTCCGCCAGGTTTTGATGGATGATCTGGATGAGGCCGCCGACGAATTGGTCGCCAGCTTTGGGACGCGTTACACGTTGCAATTGGCGATGTTGCAGATGAAATTGCACTCCGCTCCCGACGCCGAATTGAAGTGGTTGTTGGCTGAGTCGGACTTGTTGAAGCGATTTCAAGCGGACATCTCGCAGCAACGCCGCGAGCAGATGATTGCCCACACACGCAGCTGGGTGATGCGGCATCGCGACATCACCAAACGGGAACTGCCGGTCGGTGAAACCGCGTCCCAACGGCCCTCGGTGGTCGAAACGGTGCTCGCCGAGTCTCGTTGCGACTCGATTCAAACGTGGTCCGATGCGGAGTGGGAAGCTTTCGTTTTGAGACTGTTGTGGCGAGTCTGCCGCGACGGTGTCGAAGCGGCGAATTTGCCTGGCCCCCGCCAAACCGATCCGGTCCGCTTGCGCGACTTGTTGTTGGAGGCATGCGGTGAGGATACCGATGTCACCGTTAACGAGGTGATGATTCGGTTTTGCGGTGCCTTTCTCGATCAGGGGTTTGCGGATTGGTCGCTTCCGGATCGCGAACAGGGATTTGCCATCGCGTTTGCGAAATTGTATCTGCAGCCAATGGCGGTGAAGCCCGCCTGGATGCAAGGGATTCGCGAGGCGCTGCAACCGATAGCGGCCGGTGAGTTGGATCCTTTGGCATCGATCGCCGATTCGCTGGCAGCGTTGGGGATCGCGGCGAACGACGTCGATGAAACGCTGTGCGGCACGTTGCTGGCGCTGCGGGGCTGGGCGGGGATGATCTGGCAGACCGAAACGAATACGCCCTGGTTGCCGCATCCGATTCCGTCGGGTTCGTTGAACGAATACCTGGCGATTCGTTTGATTCTTGAGCGCTGGGCAATTGCCGATCTTGGCCAGCGGCTATTGGGCACTCGCGACTTTCACCAAATTCGAAGCCTGGCTACTCGCAGGCTTCCGCGACGACGGGGCGCTTCGACGGACGAACGAACTTACACCGTCTTTCAGTTAGCGCAGTCGGGAGGCTGGACGCCCGAAAGTTTGGTCGCCATGACCAGTAAGCAATGGGCGTGTTTGGTCCGCGAGATCGAATTGTTCGATTCCACCGAACGTCGGCGGATTTTGCACGCCGCCTACGAGCGTCACTACCAAGTGGCCACGCTCGACGCGTTGGCGATCCATTCGCGGCGGCGTCGCGAACTTCCCCCCCCTGCCCCAAGCAAGCCGGCGTTTATCGCGATCTTCTGTATCGACGATCGGGAGGAATCGTTTCGGCGGCATTTGGAAGAGGTCGATCCGGAATGTGAGACGGCGTCGGCGGCTGGTTTCTACGCGGTGGCGATGTATTACCAGGGTGCCGATCATGCCCACTACCGACCGCTCTGCCCCGCGATCATTACACCCCAGCACTATGTGCGTGAAGAGCCTTTGTTTTCAGCCGTTGATGTCAGCGAACGACGTGCCCAGCGGCGGCGTCAGATCGGATGGTTCACGCACCAGGTGCATGCCCATTCGCGAACCTTGATCGGTGGTTGGGTGACAGGCATCTTCGGGGCTGTGGCGACCTTCCCGATGGTCGCTCGGATTCTCGCGCCACGCTTAACGTCGCGGATCCGGGAATCGGTCGGTACGTTGGTGCGTCCTCCCGCGACGGAGCTGCATATCGAACGCACGGCGGCGGAGCCTGGATCGGACCCGGAGTCGTTGGGGTATAGCGTGCCGGAAATGGCGGCGATCGTTGTTCGGATTCTTCAAGACATCGGCTGCGTCGATAACTTTCCAGCAATCCTGGTCTTTTTCGGTCACGGAAGCGGCAGTTTGAACAATCCGCATGAATCGGCTTACAACTGCGGGGCCTGTAGCGGTGGCCGCGGAGGCCCCAACGCGCGGGCCTTTGCCACGATGGCCAATGATCCTCGAGTGCGCAGGTTGGTGGCCGAGCGTGGCATCGAAATTCCCGAAGACGTCCGTTTCGTCGGTGCCTTTCACAACACCTGCAACGACGACGTCGACTACTACGATTTGGATCTATTGCCTCGCACCCATCGTCCCTTGTTTCGTCGCATCGAACAGAGTGTGAACGAGACGCGGGCGCGGAACGCCCATGAACGTTCGCGGCGATTTGAATCGGCCCCGTTGGATCTAACACCTGCGGCGGCGCTGGAGCATGTCGAGCAGCGGGCCGAAGATCTGTCGCAGGCACGCCCCGAATACAATCACGCGACAAACGCTTTGGTGACGGTGGGACGTCGCGAATGGACGCGTGGACTGTTCATGGATCGACGCGTGTTTTTGACGCAATACGATCCGTCGGTCGACGACGAAGACGTCAGCGTGTTGACGCGGATTCTACAGGCGGCGATTCCCGTTTGTGCTGGCATCAACCTGGAATATTACTTCTCGACGGTCGACGTGGAAGGTTACGGCTGCGGGTCGAAGCTGCCGCACAACGTCGCGTCGCTGCTGGGGGTGATGACGGGGGCGGCTAGCGATCTGCGACCGGGACTATCACAGCAGATGGTCGAGATTCACGAGCCGGTGCGGATCCTTTTCATCATCGAAACGACGCCCGAGAAAATGGACAAGATCATCGCAGAGAACCCTGGGATCGCGCGGTTGATTCAAGGGAACTGGGTGCAGTTGGCGCTGATCGATCCGGCGACATCGAATCTGTTGCGGTATGTCAAAGGAAAGTACCAGCCCTACACGCCCGAATCGACCGAGTTGCCGCAAGTCGATTCGTCGATCCAGTGGTATCGCGGACAACGCGGCCACTTGGGATTTGCATCCATTGGAAATCCGGTTTAG
- a CDS encoding DUF542 domain-containing protein, which produces MNCDLQSSIPEWIIEHPETTRVFSDLGLDTSCAGKSLQYVCQHQGLHPATVLQSLADAIGKERDVDAANPFDGRN; this is translated from the coding sequence ATGAACTGCGATCTTCAGTCCAGCATTCCCGAGTGGATTATCGAGCACCCTGAGACGACACGCGTCTTCAGCGATCTTGGCCTGGACACCAGCTGCGCCGGCAAATCTTTGCAATACGTCTGCCAACACCAAGGCCTTCATCCCGCCACGGTCTTGCAATCCCTCGCCGACGCGATTGGGAAGGAACGGGACGTGGATGCGGCGAACCCGTTCGACGGACGGAATTGA
- a CDS encoding bis(5'-nucleosyl)-tetraphosphatase, translated as MIQAAGYLVFRDHPRRQFLLMRHADRWDLPKGHVDDGESILQTARRELWEETGIGANDFVHDKDFLFQIQYRVKGRKSGKPRDKRVSIFLAQLTSDVEIVPTEHPGFEWFDWAPPHQIQPQTIDPLLAYAEAFFDQHNATQR; from the coding sequence ATGATCCAAGCCGCTGGTTACCTCGTCTTTCGCGACCATCCGCGACGTCAGTTCCTGCTGATGCGACATGCCGACCGCTGGGACTTGCCCAAAGGGCACGTCGACGACGGCGAATCGATCCTGCAGACCGCCCGCCGCGAACTGTGGGAAGAAACCGGCATCGGCGCGAATGACTTCGTTCACGACAAGGACTTCTTATTTCAGATCCAGTACCGCGTCAAAGGCCGAAAATCGGGCAAGCCTCGCGACAAACGGGTCTCGATCTTCCTGGCTCAATTGACATCCGATGTCGAAATCGTGCCGACCGAACATCCTGGCTTCGAATGGTTCGATTGGGCGCCCCCGCACCAAATCCAACCGCAAACGATCGACCCGCTGCTGGCTTATGCGGAAGCCTTTTTCGATCAACACAACGCCACACAGCGATAA
- a CDS encoding proton-conducting transporter transmembrane domain-containing protein, producing the protein MPELHFPWIEVSILVPLFGALWIHLLGNRETVLQHAIAICGVTLALTVGELVDFVSIGSFEAHDHWLFLDWLFQRDIFVVDELSAFQLPLAALIFLVTVMSTLRTKAPRFSLKLTLISETLVLATFSCRSSWTLIGLLIAGTIPPYLELRRRQRCTRIYVLHMAVFAMLLVVGFGWLNRVEAGSSQVLIAGALLTAAALLRSGIFPLHLWMTDLFEKATFGTAILFTTPLVGAYAVMRLVLPMAPSWALQSIAVLSLVTAVYGGAMALIQREARRMFCFLLLSQSSLVLVGLELVTPIGLTGALCLWLSVGLSLTGFGITLRCIEARISRVSLADFHGLCRQMPMLAGFFLLTGLASIGFPATVGFVGMELLIEGAVEVYPLVGTMVVIAAALSGITVLFAYFRIFTGHHNRTLVPMHARPAERVAVLIVTLLILGGGLVPQPGVASRYHAAEALTRQRQTNPMTAAHVADAEREIVPRGEVSVQ; encoded by the coding sequence ATGCCTGAACTTCATTTTCCTTGGATCGAAGTTTCCATTCTGGTTCCCTTGTTTGGAGCCTTGTGGATTCATCTGCTAGGCAATCGCGAGACGGTGTTGCAGCACGCAATCGCCATCTGCGGGGTGACGTTGGCGTTAACCGTTGGCGAACTTGTCGACTTTGTCTCGATCGGTTCGTTTGAAGCACACGACCATTGGTTGTTTCTCGATTGGTTGTTTCAACGCGATATCTTTGTCGTCGACGAATTGAGTGCGTTCCAGTTGCCGCTGGCAGCGTTGATCTTTTTAGTCACGGTGATGTCGACGCTGCGGACCAAGGCGCCGCGGTTTTCGTTGAAACTGACGCTGATTTCCGAGACGCTCGTGTTGGCGACCTTCAGCTGTCGGTCGTCGTGGACGTTGATTGGGCTGCTGATCGCCGGCACGATCCCGCCGTATTTGGAGCTGCGTCGACGCCAACGCTGTACGCGGATCTATGTGTTGCACATGGCTGTCTTCGCGATGCTTTTGGTGGTGGGCTTCGGCTGGTTGAATCGCGTCGAAGCGGGATCGTCGCAGGTCTTGATTGCCGGAGCGTTGCTAACTGCGGCGGCACTGCTGCGAAGTGGCATCTTCCCGTTGCACTTGTGGATGACCGATCTGTTTGAAAAGGCCACGTTCGGCACGGCGATCCTGTTCACGACGCCGCTGGTGGGGGCCTATGCCGTGATGCGGTTGGTGTTACCGATGGCTCCGTCGTGGGCGTTGCAAAGCATCGCCGTACTTTCCTTGGTGACGGCTGTGTATGGCGGCGCCATGGCGCTCATTCAACGCGAAGCAAGGCGGATGTTTTGTTTTTTGTTGTTGAGTCAATCGTCTTTGGTGCTGGTGGGCTTGGAACTGGTTACCCCGATCGGTCTGACCGGCGCGTTGTGTTTGTGGTTGTCGGTCGGGCTTTCGTTGACCGGATTTGGAATCACGCTTCGATGTATCGAAGCTCGCATCTCCCGCGTCTCGCTGGCCGATTTTCACGGCCTGTGCCGTCAAATGCCGATGTTGGCGGGCTTCTTTCTGCTGACGGGCTTGGCGTCGATCGGGTTTCCGGCCACGGTCGGCTTTGTCGGGATGGAGCTGTTGATCGAAGGGGCCGTCGAGGTCTATCCACTGGTGGGAACGATGGTGGTGATCGCCGCGGCGCTCAGCGGAATCACGGTCCTTTTTGCCTACTTTCGAATCTTCACCGGACACCACAACCGCACGCTGGTGCCGATGCACGCGCGACCTGCCGAACGCGTGGCGGTATTGATCGTGACGCTGTTGATCTTAGGAGGCGGCTTGGTGCCGCAGCCGGGGGTCGCGTCGCGGTATCACGCTGCCGAAGCGCTCACCCGGCAACGGCAAACCAATCCGATGACTGCAGCGCATGTGGCCGATGCCGAGCGGGAAATCGTTCCCCGCGGCGAAGTTTCCGTTCAATGA
- a CDS encoding transglutaminase-like domain-containing protein — translation MPDASKPFFSQLRTLPSWSWCLLFVVGVIAAVGCDRVPQRPMLGADAEGETRDFAEEGKVEATPQPIAPKEAQQQQVEAPAEIVDRELEWWDAYLVGREPIGFSVSKVEPVGGGEAYVRFSMEEQLKIRRGKQVVQQWLKQTSLESVSGAFQEFESELSRGGDIVLSRGAVGYNQLNITVRRGDQKETHSIPWDAKSRGPFALQQSLRGKPMQPGETRLLRALMPIQNVLGTIHLKAIDRINVAMLEGDTKQLLEIESTVKVGDQVMLSQLLWANELGEVLKTYTPALDFSTFRTNRETATRVGTPKHDLLTATAIRVRTDDDWSSIRKRSPIAYRIQHQTEDPVPLFESSPSQSVTAIDGRTVLAVCDGSGALSADSKPVGEQDEIANALIQSDHPTILQMLKSLLVTESTSLEQKAETLRLGVHRHVRKKNFSRGFLSAAQVATEAEGDCTEHAILLAALCRAAGIPSRVAAGLLMLPPADGETQPLMAYHMWTLIWTGDRWQVLDATLAEPPRFADRIMVVSSDLASGNEYRCLLPVLQVMGQIDVAIKD, via the coding sequence ATGCCCGACGCATCGAAACCTTTTTTTTCCCAATTGCGGACGTTGCCTAGTTGGTCGTGGTGTCTGTTGTTCGTTGTGGGTGTGATCGCGGCTGTCGGATGCGATCGAGTGCCTCAGCGACCGATGCTTGGTGCCGATGCCGAAGGCGAAACACGCGACTTTGCCGAAGAGGGCAAAGTCGAAGCGACTCCGCAGCCGATCGCGCCGAAAGAGGCCCAGCAACAACAGGTCGAAGCCCCCGCGGAGATTGTCGACCGCGAACTCGAGTGGTGGGACGCCTATTTGGTTGGCCGCGAACCGATTGGATTCAGTGTTTCCAAAGTCGAACCGGTTGGCGGGGGGGAGGCGTATGTGCGATTCAGCATGGAGGAACAATTAAAGATTCGCCGCGGCAAGCAGGTGGTCCAACAGTGGCTGAAGCAAACGAGTCTCGAAAGCGTCAGCGGGGCGTTTCAGGAATTCGAGAGCGAGCTGAGTCGGGGGGGAGACATCGTGCTCAGCCGAGGCGCGGTGGGCTACAACCAATTGAACATCACGGTGCGTCGTGGCGACCAAAAGGAAACGCATTCGATCCCCTGGGATGCGAAAAGTCGTGGTCCTTTCGCACTCCAGCAATCGTTGCGCGGCAAACCGATGCAGCCGGGAGAAACGCGTTTGCTGCGTGCTTTAATGCCGATCCAGAATGTGTTGGGGACGATTCACTTAAAAGCGATCGACCGGATCAATGTCGCGATGCTGGAGGGCGATACGAAGCAATTGTTGGAGATCGAATCGACGGTGAAAGTGGGCGATCAGGTGATGTTGAGCCAGTTGCTGTGGGCAAACGAGTTGGGCGAAGTGCTGAAGACCTATACTCCCGCACTCGATTTTTCCACCTTTCGCACCAATCGCGAAACGGCGACTCGGGTGGGGACGCCCAAGCATGATCTATTGACTGCGACCGCGATCCGTGTGCGGACCGACGACGATTGGTCTTCGATTCGTAAACGATCACCGATTGCCTATCGCATTCAGCATCAAACCGAAGACCCCGTTCCATTGTTCGAAAGCTCGCCAAGCCAGTCGGTGACTGCGATCGACGGCCGCACTGTTTTAGCGGTCTGCGATGGGAGTGGCGCGTTGTCGGCTGACAGCAAGCCGGTTGGCGAACAGGATGAAATCGCGAATGCATTGATCCAAAGCGATCATCCGACGATTTTGCAAATGCTCAAAAGCTTGTTGGTAACGGAATCGACAAGTCTCGAACAAAAGGCGGAAACGCTGCGGTTGGGAGTCCACCGGCACGTTCGTAAAAAGAACTTCTCTCGCGGTTTCCTGTCGGCAGCGCAAGTCGCCACCGAAGCGGAAGGCGATTGTACCGAGCATGCGATTCTGTTGGCAGCGCTCTGCCGGGCGGCTGGTATTCCGTCGCGCGTGGCGGCGGGGTTGTTGATGCTGCCGCCCGCCGATGGGGAAACGCAACCGTTGATGGCCTATCACATGTGGACGTTGATCTGGACGGGGGATCGCTGGCAGGTGTTGGATGCGACGTTGGCCGAGCCGCCCCGCTTTGCCGATCGGATCATGGTCGTCTCTTCCGATTTGGCTTCGGGCAATGAATACCGTTGTCTGCTGCCGGTCTTACAGGTGATGGGGCAGATCGACGTCGCGATCAAAGACTGA